From one Streptomyces sp. CA-210063 genomic stretch:
- a CDS encoding NAD(P)/FAD-dependent oxidoreductase, translated as MRRILVVGASAAGLAAAETLRREGYDGTLTLVGDEPHAPYDRPPLSKQLLSAEWDTDRLTLRTPAHLDGLDLDLRLGTAATGLDLREREVRLADGSTVPYDGLVIATGVRPRRLPGEGAHVLRTLDDALTLRERLTPGTRLVVVGAGFLGAEAAAVAWRLGAEVTLLEPAPVPLAHAVGGEVGAVLSRAHLDHGVDLRTGVTVTEVTEDGVRLADGEVIEADEVLVAIGSLPNTEWLAGSGLAVGDGVLCDEYCEAAKNVYAAGDVARWYNPLFGTSMRVEHRTNAAEQGMAAARNLLDAEARKPFTPVPYFWSDQYDMKVQAYGHLRGHDEVTVVDGDLAERRFVAVYRTDDRVTGALAVGMPPKAIRQWRQAIASGAGWRETFPPERPARLEEVEHGGTAA; from the coding sequence GTGAGGCGGATCCTCGTCGTGGGTGCCTCGGCCGCCGGACTCGCGGCGGCCGAGACGCTGCGCCGCGAGGGCTACGACGGCACGCTCACCCTCGTCGGCGACGAACCCCACGCCCCGTACGACCGGCCCCCGCTGTCCAAGCAGCTCCTCTCGGCGGAGTGGGACACCGACCGGCTGACCCTGCGCACTCCCGCCCATCTCGACGGGCTCGACCTGGACCTGCGCCTCGGGACCGCCGCGACCGGCCTGGACCTCAGGGAACGCGAAGTTCGGCTGGCCGACGGATCGACAGTGCCGTACGACGGACTGGTCATCGCCACCGGCGTACGGCCGCGCCGGCTGCCCGGTGAGGGCGCGCATGTGCTGCGCACCCTGGACGACGCCCTGACGCTGCGGGAGCGGCTGACGCCGGGGACGCGGCTGGTCGTGGTCGGCGCCGGGTTCCTCGGCGCGGAGGCCGCGGCCGTCGCCTGGCGTCTCGGCGCCGAGGTCACCCTCCTCGAACCGGCGCCCGTGCCGCTGGCCCACGCGGTCGGCGGGGAGGTCGGCGCGGTGCTGTCCCGGGCCCATCTCGACCACGGGGTGGACCTGCGCACCGGCGTCACCGTCACCGAGGTGACCGAGGACGGGGTGCGGCTCGCGGACGGCGAGGTGATCGAGGCCGACGAGGTGCTGGTCGCCATCGGCTCCCTGCCCAACACCGAGTGGTTGGCCGGCAGCGGCCTGGCCGTCGGCGACGGCGTGCTGTGCGACGAGTACTGCGAGGCCGCGAAGAACGTGTACGCGGCCGGTGACGTCGCCCGCTGGTACAACCCGCTGTTCGGCACGTCGATGCGCGTCGAGCACCGTACGAACGCGGCCGAGCAGGGCATGGCGGCCGCCCGCAACCTGCTCGACGCCGAGGCCCGCAAGCCGTTCACGCCGGTGCCGTACTTCTGGTCCGACCAGTACGACATGAAGGTCCAGGCCTACGGCCATCTGCGCGGCCACGACGAGGTCACCGTCGTCGACGGGGACCTGGCCGAACGCCGCTTCGTGGCTGTCTACCGCACCGACGACCGGGTGACCGGCGCTCTCGCGGTCGGCATGCCGCCCAAGGCGATCCGGCAGTGGCGGCAGGCCATCGCGTCCGGCGCCGGCTGGCGCGAGACGTTCCCGCCGGAGAGACCGGCACGACTGGAGGAGGTCGAACATGGCGGAACAGCTGCCTGA
- a CDS encoding ferredoxin, whose protein sequence is MRVELDEPKCVASGQCVMASPEVFDQRDDDGVAILLEEHPADDLMDGVQEAIAICPAAAIRLVDQ, encoded by the coding sequence ATGCGTGTGGAACTCGACGAACCCAAGTGCGTGGCCTCCGGCCAGTGTGTGATGGCCTCCCCGGAGGTGTTCGACCAGCGGGACGACGACGGCGTGGCGATCCTGCTGGAGGAGCACCCCGCCGACGACCTCATGGACGGCGTACAGGAGGCCATCGCGATCTGCCCGGCCGCCGCGATCCGACTGGTGGACCAGTGA
- a CDS encoding cytochrome P450: MADTLTDAASRPSGQCPEYPMPRATGCPLAPPPAAAELRGEKPITKVRIWNGTTPWLITRHADQRTLLTDPRVSNDDHEPDFPHVNAHRAAIAPHTPKLITNTDAPEHTRLRRSVNAPFLVKRIEAMRPAVQKIVDDLIDAMLAGPNPADLLTALALPVPSLVIAELLGVPYKDHDFFQENSNRVLDSSISVEEAGKAGQALGGYLDALLRQKLEQPGDDVLSEMGARVKAGEMAHEEAVSMGVAMLIAGHETTATMISLGTLALFEHPDQLAVLRETEDPKVIAGAVDELLRYLSIVHSGLRRVAKDDIEIDGQIIRKGDGLLFDLQTANWDPEAFPEAERLDLSRPARQHNAFGYGPHQCLGQNLARLELQVVYGTLYRRIPTLRPAAPIEQLAFNHTGTTYGVKCLPVAW; this comes from the coding sequence ATGGCCGACACACTGACCGACGCCGCGTCACGCCCGAGCGGGCAGTGCCCCGAGTACCCGATGCCCAGGGCGACGGGCTGCCCCCTCGCGCCGCCGCCGGCCGCGGCGGAGCTGCGCGGCGAGAAACCGATCACCAAGGTGCGGATCTGGAACGGCACCACCCCGTGGCTGATCACCCGCCACGCCGACCAGCGGACCCTGCTCACCGACCCGCGCGTCAGCAACGACGACCACGAGCCGGACTTCCCCCACGTCAACGCCCACCGCGCGGCCATCGCCCCGCACACCCCGAAGCTCATCACCAACACCGACGCGCCCGAGCACACCCGGCTGCGCCGGTCGGTCAACGCGCCGTTCCTCGTGAAGCGGATCGAGGCGATGCGCCCGGCCGTGCAGAAGATCGTCGACGACCTGATCGACGCCATGCTGGCCGGCCCCAACCCGGCCGACCTGCTCACCGCGCTGGCCCTGCCCGTGCCCTCCCTCGTCATCGCCGAACTGCTCGGCGTGCCGTACAAGGACCACGACTTCTTCCAGGAGAACAGCAACCGCGTCCTCGACAGCTCCATCTCGGTGGAGGAGGCGGGGAAGGCGGGCCAGGCGCTGGGCGGCTACCTGGACGCCCTGCTCCGGCAGAAGCTCGAACAGCCGGGCGACGACGTGCTGTCCGAGATGGGCGCCCGGGTCAAGGCCGGTGAGATGGCCCACGAGGAGGCCGTCAGCATGGGTGTCGCCATGCTGATCGCCGGACACGAGACCACCGCCACGATGATCAGCCTCGGCACGCTCGCCCTGTTCGAGCACCCCGACCAGCTCGCCGTGCTGCGTGAGACCGAGGACCCGAAGGTGATCGCGGGCGCGGTCGACGAGCTGCTGCGTTACCTGTCCATCGTCCACTCCGGTCTGCGCCGGGTCGCCAAGGACGACATCGAGATCGACGGCCAGATCATCCGCAAGGGCGACGGCCTCCTCTTCGACCTCCAGACCGCCAACTGGGACCCGGAGGCCTTCCCCGAGGCCGAGCGCCTGGACCTGAGCCGCCCCGCCCGCCAGCACAACGCGTTCGGCTACGGCCCCCACCAGTGCCTCGGCCAGAACCTGGCCCGCCTCGAACTCCAGGTCGTCTACGGCACCCTCTACCGCCGCATCCCCACCCTGCGCCCCGCCGCCCCCATCGAGCAGCTGGCCTTCAACCACACCGGCACGACGTACGGCGTGAAGTGCCTGCCCGTCGCCTGGTGA
- a CDS encoding response regulator transcription factor — protein MYGSASEKPSLPRGAGQHVLIVVDDPDVAELLSTTLELAGYLIHTAESGTEAVARLTEQRFDLVLLDLTLPDIEGLGRERRPVVHRPPVLFLTKYDSLGKLLPELGLGEQDYVTKPFRIAEVLARAQVLLRGRKPVRRDNELSYCDLTLDDSACQALRAGRALNLTPAEYRLLRYLLVNAHKVLSKEQIGRYVWGDFHGDNAIEQLVSRLRRKVDREVPPLIHTRRGFGYWLGRSGEQE, from the coding sequence ATGTACGGCAGTGCCAGCGAGAAACCGTCGCTTCCTCGGGGTGCGGGGCAGCACGTCCTGATCGTGGTCGACGATCCGGACGTCGCCGAACTGCTCTCCACCACACTGGAGTTGGCGGGCTACCTGATCCATACGGCGGAGTCGGGGACGGAGGCGGTGGCGCGGCTCACCGAGCAGCGGTTCGACCTGGTGCTGCTCGACCTGACACTGCCGGACATCGAGGGCCTCGGGCGCGAGCGCCGGCCCGTCGTCCATCGCCCCCCGGTGCTCTTTCTCACGAAGTACGACTCCCTCGGCAAGCTCCTGCCCGAACTCGGCCTGGGAGAGCAGGACTACGTCACCAAGCCCTTCCGGATCGCCGAGGTCCTGGCCCGCGCCCAGGTGTTGCTGCGCGGCCGAAAACCCGTCCGGCGGGACAACGAACTGTCCTACTGCGACCTGACCCTGGACGACTCCGCCTGCCAAGCCCTGCGCGCGGGACGGGCGTTGAACCTCACCCCCGCCGAGTACCGGCTCCTGCGCTACCTCCTGGTCAACGCCCACAAGGTGCTGTCGAAGGAGCAGATCGGCCGCTATGTGTGGGGCGACTTCCACGGCGACAACGCCATCGAGCAGCTCGTCTCCCGGCTGCGCCGCAAGGTGGACCGCGAGGTCCCGCCGCTGATCCACACCCGCCGGGGCTTCGGCTACTGGCTCGGCAGATCCGGGGAACAGGAATGA
- a CDS encoding MarR family winged helix-turn-helix transcriptional regulator, which yields MSPSPPAAGSASPEVIEIERALTQITYLSTRARQHERLMALAGVPLDRAAVALLRQVADSEPLRPGELAGRLDVEASHVTRQIQQLERSGYVTRVADPGDRRALRVRLTPTGQQAIDRIREAGAVGMRMALADWSPDQIRQLAALFHRMVDVFLTYAVDEGRGPDAGPPDPAD from the coding sequence ATGTCCCCATCGCCGCCGGCGGCCGGTTCCGCCTCCCCGGAAGTGATCGAGATCGAACGGGCTCTGACGCAGATCACGTATCTGAGCACCAGGGCCCGGCAGCACGAGCGGCTGATGGCCCTCGCCGGAGTGCCGCTGGACCGGGCCGCCGTGGCACTGCTGCGCCAGGTGGCCGACTCCGAACCGCTGCGCCCGGGGGAGTTGGCGGGTCGGCTCGACGTCGAGGCGTCCCATGTCACCCGCCAGATACAGCAGTTGGAGAGATCCGGCTACGTCACCCGCGTCGCCGACCCCGGCGACCGCCGCGCCCTGCGCGTCCGGCTCACGCCCACCGGCCAACAGGCCATCGACCGCATCCGGGAAGCCGGCGCGGTCGGCATGCGCATGGCCCTCGCCGACTGGTCCCCCGACCAGATCCGCCAACTCGCCGCGCTCTTCCACCGGATGGTCGACGTGTTCCTCACCTACGCCGTCGACGAGGGCCGGGGTCCCGACGCGGGGCCACCGGATCCCGCCGACTGA
- a CDS encoding SGNH/GDSL hydrolase family protein — protein sequence MRTSLRAGLAGALACGVLVTAMTLGRDGDGDGGGGDGSAPPTGPYVALGDSYTAGPRIPDQSGVPAGCERSGRNYPAVVAAELKIKASDFRDVSCTGATIADLSAPQSTDDGTNPAQFDALSEATRLVTVGIGGNDIGFASVIRRCVTSGVLYAVAGGRDGDAPCKERYVSDDVDEVRQRIEAADGRLARALDEVGRRAPKARVYVVGYPAILPSDGGDCGRELSLAPGDVSFVRAKERELNTMLRQRAEAAGARYVDTYGPSEGHDACSAEDTRWIEPLLPRSPAASVHPNERGERGMADAVLHALGARP from the coding sequence ATGAGAACCTCTCTACGAGCCGGCCTGGCTGGGGCGCTCGCATGTGGCGTGCTGGTCACCGCGATGACCCTCGGTCGCGACGGTGACGGCGACGGGGGTGGCGGCGACGGTTCGGCGCCCCCGACGGGCCCGTACGTCGCGCTCGGCGACTCCTACACGGCCGGCCCGAGGATCCCCGACCAGAGCGGCGTCCCCGCCGGCTGCGAGCGGTCCGGCCGGAACTACCCCGCCGTGGTCGCCGCGGAGCTGAAGATCAAGGCGTCCGACTTCCGCGACGTCAGCTGCACCGGAGCGACCATCGCCGACCTGTCCGCACCCCAGTCGACCGACGACGGGACCAACCCCGCCCAGTTCGACGCGCTGTCCGAGGCGACCCGGCTGGTCACCGTCGGCATCGGCGGCAACGACATCGGCTTCGCCTCGGTGATCCGGCGGTGCGTCACCAGCGGCGTGCTGTACGCGGTCGCCGGCGGCCGGGACGGCGACGCTCCCTGCAAGGAGCGGTACGTGTCCGACGACGTCGACGAGGTGCGGCAGAGGATCGAGGCGGCGGACGGGCGCCTCGCCCGCGCGCTGGACGAGGTCGGACGGCGGGCGCCGAAGGCGCGGGTGTACGTCGTCGGCTACCCGGCGATCCTGCCGTCCGACGGCGGCGACTGCGGCCGCGAGCTGTCCCTCGCCCCCGGCGACGTCTCCTTCGTCCGCGCCAAGGAGCGGGAGCTCAACACCATGCTGCGGCAGCGCGCCGAGGCCGCCGGGGCGCGGTACGTCGACACGTACGGGCCGTCCGAGGGGCACGACGCCTGTTCCGCCGAGGACACCCGCTGGATCGAGCCACTTCTGCCGCGCTCCCCCGCGGCCTCCGTACACCCCAACGAGCGCGGCGAGCGCGGCATGGCCGACGCGGTCCTGCACGCGCTCGGGGCACGCCCATGA
- a CDS encoding SDR family NAD(P)-dependent oxidoreductase has translation MMSSIGLDGRSVVVTGAGSGIGRAAALKFAAAGAKVLVADLNEEAAEETVKEIETAGGTALAVVGDLSDQAVVDEVVERAVEAFGGLDVLVNNAGIMDRMSALADVDDAEWERVIRVNLTAPFLLTRAALPHMLRAERGAIVFTASEAGLRGSAAGAAYTASKHGVVGLVKNLSVMYRKQGIRANAIAPGPTMTNIQVDADQQAHGPAVIGGLIGANIGRLGTAEEQADAILFLASDAAAFVNGVVLPVDDAWAAV, from the coding sequence CTGATGAGCAGTATCGGTCTCGACGGCCGCAGTGTCGTCGTCACGGGCGCCGGTTCCGGCATCGGCCGGGCCGCGGCCCTGAAGTTCGCCGCGGCGGGTGCGAAGGTCCTGGTCGCCGACCTCAACGAGGAGGCCGCCGAGGAGACCGTCAAGGAGATCGAGACGGCCGGTGGCACCGCTCTCGCGGTCGTCGGCGACCTCAGCGACCAGGCGGTCGTGGACGAGGTCGTCGAGCGTGCCGTGGAGGCCTTCGGCGGGCTGGACGTCCTGGTGAACAACGCCGGGATCATGGACCGGATGTCGGCCCTCGCGGATGTCGACGACGCCGAGTGGGAGCGGGTCATCCGGGTCAACCTGACCGCGCCGTTCCTGCTCACCCGGGCCGCACTGCCGCACATGCTGAGGGCGGAGCGCGGCGCGATCGTCTTCACCGCCTCCGAGGCCGGGCTGCGCGGCAGCGCGGCCGGTGCCGCCTACACCGCGTCGAAGCACGGTGTCGTCGGCCTGGTGAAGAACCTGTCGGTGATGTACCGCAAGCAGGGCATCCGGGCCAACGCGATCGCCCCCGGCCCCACGATGACCAACATCCAGGTCGACGCCGACCAGCAGGCCCACGGCCCCGCGGTCATCGGCGGGCTGATCGGCGCCAACATCGGCCGGCTCGGCACGGCCGAGGAGCAGGCCGACGCGATTCTGTTCCTCGCCTCCGACGCGGCCGCGTTCGTCAACGGCGTGGTCCTGCCCGTCGACGACGCCTGGGCCGCCGTCTGA
- a CDS encoding zinc-dependent alcohol dehydrogenase has protein sequence MATMKSVQTAGVGKVEVVDVERPVPGPKDALVRVRACGICGTDVTFLHMGGMPARAHLGGEMVPVPLGHEPAGEVVEVGAEVTGLAVGDRVVVNPQDAPTGIIGCGGKYGGMSEYLLIENAEVGKSVAVFPDTVPFDVASLNEPMAVARHCVNRSEAGPDDKVVVFGAGPIGLGAAIWLKLRGVKHVVVADVIPSRLEKALAVGADAVIDSAQEDVAARLTELHGQAANALGQPRPGTDIFIDAAGVPAVFNTVVGSAKWGAKLVMVAVQKKGSEIDLGGMLRSELTLIASQGYPTEIFEVTPEIVEHHERFAKLISHRVPAAEVDQAFELALTPGAAEKVVVTFDA, from the coding sequence ATGGCGACCATGAAGTCCGTCCAGACCGCCGGTGTCGGCAAGGTCGAGGTGGTGGACGTCGAGCGTCCCGTGCCCGGCCCCAAGGACGCGCTCGTCCGTGTCCGCGCCTGCGGCATCTGCGGCACCGACGTCACCTTCCTCCACATGGGAGGCATGCCCGCCCGCGCTCACCTGGGCGGTGAGATGGTGCCCGTGCCGCTCGGCCACGAGCCGGCCGGTGAGGTCGTCGAGGTCGGCGCCGAGGTCACCGGCCTCGCGGTCGGGGACCGGGTGGTGGTCAACCCGCAGGACGCGCCGACCGGCATCATCGGCTGCGGCGGCAAGTACGGCGGGATGAGCGAGTACCTGCTGATCGAGAACGCCGAGGTCGGCAAGAGCGTGGCGGTCTTCCCCGACACCGTGCCCTTCGACGTCGCCTCCCTCAACGAGCCCATGGCCGTGGCCCGGCACTGCGTCAACCGTTCCGAGGCGGGCCCCGACGACAAGGTCGTCGTCTTCGGTGCCGGGCCCATCGGCCTCGGCGCGGCCATCTGGCTGAAGCTGCGCGGCGTCAAGCACGTGGTCGTCGCCGACGTCATCCCCTCCCGGCTGGAGAAGGCACTGGCCGTGGGCGCGGACGCCGTCATCGACTCCGCCCAGGAGGACGTCGCCGCGCGCCTGACCGAGCTGCACGGCCAGGCCGCCAACGCGCTCGGCCAGCCCCGGCCCGGCACCGACATCTTCATCGACGCGGCCGGTGTCCCCGCCGTCTTCAACACCGTGGTGGGCTCGGCCAAGTGGGGCGCGAAGCTGGTCATGGTCGCCGTGCAGAAGAAGGGCTCGGAGATCGACCTCGGCGGCATGCTCCGCAGCGAGCTGACCCTCATCGCCTCGCAGGGCTACCCCACCGAGATCTTCGAGGTCACCCCCGAGATCGTGGAGCACCACGAGCGTTTCGCCAAGCTCATCAGCCACCGGGTGCCCGCCGCGGAGGTCGACCAGGCGTTCGAGCTGGCGCTGACGCCGGGGGCGGCGGAGAAGGTGGTCGTGACGTTCGACGCGTAG